From Mercenaria mercenaria strain notata chromosome 17, MADL_Memer_1, whole genome shotgun sequence, the proteins below share one genomic window:
- the LOC123537155 gene encoding serine protease inhibitor Cvsi-1-like, which yields MQVHLSHLLLGRLSTNMKLVIVFACLVGVAVAEPCNGVDTTQCANEVCAAGFVPTCESGVCTCSTPPDPTACTTLSDCDQYWFSHHCGGPHKQCTAGHCTCSHGHGGHGR from the exons ATGCAAGTACACCTTTCACATTTACTTCTTGGTCGCTTGAGCACAAACATGAAGCTCGTTATTGTCTTCGCTTGTCTAGTTG GTGTTGCAGTTGCAGAGCCATGTAATGGTGTTGACACTACCCAGTGTGCTAACGAAGTGTGCGCTGCTGGATTTGTTCCGACATGTGAAAGCGGAGTATGCACGTGCAGTACTCCACCGGATCCGACTG CATGTACAACATTAAGTGACTGTGATCAATACTGGTTTTCTCATCACTGTGGTGGACCCCACAAACAATGTACGGCCGGCCATTGTACATGCTCACATGGTCACGGCGGGCATGGCCGATAA